DNA from Ralstonia insidiosa:
ATCAACCCTGCCCATTCCGGTCGGGCATTGATGACTGCCTGATACCAAAGCTCTGCTTGCGACCGCGTGTTGAGAAACACCAATGCGGTGCGAGCGCTTTCCAACTCTTGGACCACATGCGGCAGCATTGCCATGCCCAGGTGGCCCGCCCAAGGAAACCGTCCCACGCCGTCAGGCAGCAACGTGTCGATTTCCATGCGCTTGGGCAGGTGGCCCTGAACCAGCGTGCCGGTGGAGGGCGCGCGGGCATCGCTCAGTGCATCCATGGTCTGTGCCAGATTGCCGAGCGTGGCCGACAGGCCCCACACGACCAGCTCGGGCGACCACGTTCGTAGGCGGGCCAGTGCAAGCTGCACCTGCACGCCGCGCTTGTTGCCCACCAGTTCGTGCCATTCATCGACGACCACCACGCGTACCGAGCCCAACGCATCACGCGCATCGGCACGCGTGAGCAGCAATGAGAGGCTTTCTGGCGTGGTGACCAGCGCGGTGGGCAAGCGGCGCGACTGGGCGGCACGCTCGGCGCTGCTGGTGTCGCCGGTGCGCAGGCCCAATGTCCAGTGGGGTGCCAGTGCCTGTGCCGCATCCGTCAGTGCGCGCGTGGTGTCAGCGGCCAGCGCGCGCATGGGCGTGAGCCATAGCACCGACAGCGGCGGTGCCCCGCCACGCCCGCGCACCTGCGCCAGCCGCTGCAGTGCCCCCAACCAGACGGCGTAGGTCTTGCCCGCGCCGGTGGTCGCGTGCAGCAGACCCGATTCACCGCGCGCCATGGCAGACCATACCTGGCGCTGGAACGGCATCGGCGTCCAGCCGCGCGCGGCAAACCACGCATCGAGGTCGGGCAGGTCGGGCTCGCTCATGGCGGGGGCAGCAGGCTTTCCAGCGTCTGCAGCGTATCCGCTTCTGCGACCGGCTTGTCGTGCCGCCAGCGCAGCATGCGCGGAAACCGCACCGCAATGCCGCTCTTGTGGCGGGCGCTGCGGGCAATGCCTTCAAAGCCGAGTTCGAATACCAGCGTCGGGGCCACACTGCGCACGGGACCGAAGCTCTCCACCGTGGTTTTGCGAATGAGGGCGTCGACCTCACGGATCTCCGCATCGCTCAAGCCCGAGTACGCCTTGGCAAAGGGCACCAGTTTGCGCGCGGGCGCTTCAGGCGGGGCATCCCATACGGCAAAGGTGTAGTCGGTGAACAGACTGGCACGGCGCCCGTGGCCGCGCTGCGCGTAGATCAGCACCGCATCGACCGAGAACGGATCGATCTTCCACTTCCACCACACGCCCACGTCTTTGGTGCGGCCTACGCCGTAGCGTGCGTCGCGCCGTTTGAGCATCAGCCCCTCTACACCGAGCTCACGCGAGGCTTCACGCTGGCGCGCAAGGTGCAACCAATCGTCACCCTGCAGCAGTGGCGAGAGTTTCAGCGCCGGGTGAGCAAACTCGGCGATCACGCGTTCAAGTTGCGCGCGCCGCTCGCCTTGCGTCCGCTCACGCCAATCCTGCCCCTGCCATTCAAGGAGGTCATAGGCCAGCAGCACGGCAGGCGCATCGCGCAACACCCGCGCGTTCAGCGTTTTTCGGCCGATGCGTTGCTGGAGCAGTGCAAACGGCTGCACGCGGCCTTCGTGCCAGACCACGATCTCGCCGTCGAGTACCGTACCCGCAGGCAAGGTGTCCGCCATGGTCGACAGTTCCGGAAAGCGGTCCGTGATGAGCTCTTCGCCACGCGACCATACCCAGGTGCTGTTGGCGCGACGCACGAGTTGCGCGCGGATGCCATCCCATTTCCATTCGACCTGCCATTCGCTGGGCGGACCGAGCAGCGCGTCGAACGCCTCCAACGCTGCCTGCAACGGGTGCGCAAGAAAAAACGGATACGGATGCCCGGCGTCGAGCGTATGGCCGTCGACGCTCGCATCGGCCAACAAGGCGCGGTAACGCTCGGCAGTGGGCGGCTGGCCGATGTCGGTATAGCCCATCAACCGCTGCGCCACATGCTTCGGGTCGGTGTCGCCAACTTCCGCCAGCGCCCGTGTCACCAGCAGTTTCGATACGCCCACCCGGAACGCGCCGGTGATGAGCTTCATGAGCACCAGTCGGGCATGCAATGGCAGGCCCCGGCACAACGCGGTCAGGCGCGGGAGCACCAGTTCGGGCGCTTGGCCGCGCAGTGGAAGCAGTCTGGTTTCCACCCATTCGGCTAGGCTGGCGTCGTCCTCAAGGTTGGGCTCCGGAAGCACCAGGGCGATGGTTTCAGCCAGATCGCCCACCGCTTGATAACACTCGTCGAACAACCATGCTGGCAAGCCAGACGCAGTTTGGGCGAAGCTGGCCAGCACACGCACGGGCACAAGCTGTCGAGGTTTGCCTCCCGCCAAGAAGTACACCGCCCATGCGGCGTCAGCGTCCGGGGCAGCGCGCAGATACTTCACCAGTGCGGCGAGTTTGGCGTTGCTCGATGTGGTTGCATCGAGCTGCGCATAGAGATCGGCAAACGCTCTCATGGCCGAGGGTGTTCCAGCGGTTCCGATGGCGCAGTAGCGTCGCGCGCTTCAGCTGCATCGTCCTCGTCGCCATATTCGGTGGCGAAGGCGCGGGCGTCCAGTCCGCCTTCACACAACCAGCGCACCATCGGCGCAACCTGCCCATGCGTAACGTAGACACGTCCGGCACCCGTGGCTTCAATGGCCTGCAGCAGGCCAGGCCAGTCAGCATGGTCCGACAGCACAATGCCCCGGTCGACACCGCGCCGCCGCCGTGCGCCGCGAAGCTGCATCCAGCCACTGGCAAAGGCATCTGCGTAGTCGCCAAACCTGCGCATCCACGGCGTGCGCTGCGCGGATGGTGGCGCCAGCACCAGGGCCCGGCGCAGATCAGCACGATCCACCTCGGTCGCAAGCTGCGTCTGGGGTAGCGCAACGCCGGCTTCCCGATACGCCGCATCGATTTGCAGCATGGCACCGTGCGAAACAATCGGCCCGATACCGGCATCGAGTCCAGCAAGAATGCGTTGTGCCTTGCCAAACGCGTAGCAAAACACGACGCTGGTGCGGCCCGCCTCAGCATTGCTGTGCCACCAGGCATTGAGTTGCGCAAAGATTTCGGCCTGAGGCCGCCAGTGATAGATCGGCAGCCCGAAGGTGGATTCAGTGATAAAGGTGTCGCAGCGCACCGGTTCAAACGGTGCGCAGGTGCGATCTGCCTCGACTTTGTAGTCACCGGAAACGACCCAGACCGCATTGCCGTATTCCAGCCGGACCTGTGCTGACCCAAGAACATGCCCCGCCGGATGAAAGCTCACCCGGACACCGTTGTGGACGATGGACTCGCCATACGGCAGCGTCTGCAGAGGGAGATCGTCGCCCAGGCGAGCGCGCAATACACCCGCACCGGGTGCGGCGGCAAGATAGTGCTGATGGCCGATGCGAGCGTGGTCGCTATGCGCGTGCGTAATGATCGCGCGATCTACCGGTCTCCATGGGTCGATAAAGACATCACCTTGCGGACAGTACAAACCTTTAGATGTTGAGATGATCAAATCTGACGGGTGCATTTGCGCCGCAATGTGATGGCCCAGTGAGAGATGAATCTTCTGCGATTGCCCTGCGCAGTGGAGCAGGCGTGGTTCTATGGAACCGGTCGGCGCGCGTTCTTAATGAATGCACCAACGCATGGAGCCAGCTGAAACAGGGCAGCGACGTCGGCGTCGCAACAACGACGTTCCCGGTAGGGTGCCTACCTGTTCTAGGTTACCGTGCCAACAATCGCCAAAACGTTCTCTGTTGCAGATTTTCTGACGCAAAACCAATACGCGTGAGACATGTGCATCGGTCATGAGGCGCTTATGGATCCTTTCGAGAGCTTGCGGCGCTTTCGTATGATCGTCGAGGTCAGAAACTTCAGTTGAGCCGTCCTGCCGTGCAGAGCAGGGCCTGGCGTTCGAGATGCAGCGGCTTTGCGGCAAGAGGCCACAAGCACCGCTGCCCTGGCTGGTGGCCTTCGTCTGCAGAATTGACTGGCGTACGCGCGCTTTACGGTGTTCGGGTGCCACGTAGAGCACCTCGACAGACTTTCGTTGACGCGGTCCTCAGAACTTGTGGCGCATGCCGACAGCCACACCCACCATGCTGGTCTGGCCAGCACCCGGGTAGTAGCCGTTGACGAAGCCCACCGCTGAAGTATCGAAATTCAACCCGGCATTTCTGACATAGGCGGTCGTCAGGTAGACATCGGTGCGCTTCGAGAGGTTGTAGTCAGCGATGAAACTGATTTGCCAAGGGTTGGATTGACTCAATGGTTTTCCGGCCTTCGACAATTGCAGGCTCTTGACCTGGTCGTAGTCGTACTCCACCGTGATCATGAGCGCAGACGTCACCTGGTAGTTGATGCCGGCCCACCACAAATCGTCCCGAATGAGCGTGGCGCTATTGGAGAAATCGGTCCGTCCCCAGCGGTACCCGGCAATCAACTTGGCTGGACCCACGAGGTAGCTCGCAGCGGCGGCGAGCTTCTTCGAGCTGCCGTAGCCGGTGTCCCCGAACGGTGCGAGCGATGGGTTGTAGGCGTCGTAGGCCAGCGCAGCACCGAACGCATTGCCTGCGTAGTTCAGCCCCGCACCGTAACCGCTGTCACGCTTGAACTGCCCTGGCACCTCACCCGCACCAAAGACGCCGTTGCCGAAAGACCAGTGGGCAATCGCGGTGACGCTACCAAACGTGCCGGTGTACTTGGCTGTGTTGTCTGACCGGAAGTTCAGCCCAGTCATGGCCACGACGGGCTCGTACTGGGTGGCATAGGCGGTTGGCGAAAAGTTGGCCAGCGTATCGAAGATCGCGGTGTACTGCCGACCGAAGGTGAACTTGCCGAAACCGGTGTCCAGGCCGACAAACGCTTGCCGGCCGAAGAGCCGACCGCCCTGCTGGAGCTTGCCGTCATCGACGCCGAAACCGCTCTCCAGCACAAAGAGGGCTTTGTTTCCGCCGCTAAGATCTTCTTCTCCGCGCAACCCCCAGCGCGATCCGGAGAGCGCACCCGAACTCAACGCCACTCGGCTGGCAGCTGGCCCAGGATACCCCGCGCTCCCCGGTGCAATTGACGACATATTGTTGACATACTCAATGTTGGTGTCGAGCACGCCGTAGAGCGTGACACTGGATTGCGCGAGCGCGGCACCTGCGCAGGTCGCCAGCGACGCGGCGGCGATGGTCTTCAATTTCATGCTGTGTTGTCTCCTCGTTTTTTTAGGTGGCCGTTCTAAAGCAACTGCTGGGTTTGCTTTCCGATGACGTCAAGAAAAAGCCGATGCCACTGGCCAGGCCAGAAGCTCACTGAGCGTGGCGGAGTCCTCAAGGCTCTCCAGCTCCAGCAGACAAGTCTCGATGGCGCGCTGACGCGGTGCTGGCAGCAGGCCGTCAGTGAGCCGGCGGTATTTCGTTACCACCTGGTCACGGCGCATTGGCTGCAACGCAGACTTCGGTGCCGGTTGCTCGGCCTGCAGCGCGGTGCCGTCACGCAGACGGATACGCAGGCGGGTTCGGCCGCGACCCAGCGGGCCGGCGCTGTCGAACGCGCTGTCGTGGTGGGCGCGAATCCGTGGAATGAGCGCCCAGACATCGTCACGATCAATGCGCTCCGGAGCGAACTGCCGGACCATGGCTTCGCCATCGAGGAGGGCAACCGCAAGCGCATAGGCAATGTTCATCTGCGCCGCAATGGGCGTAATCGGCCGCTCGAGCTCCCACCAGCCGTGGTGGTAGACGGCGTGAGACAGATCGACATCGATGCTGTCGATCTGATCGGGACGTAGCTGATGCTTGGCGATGAGATCAAACAGCGCATCGAGCCCCGAGTGCAATCCGCCCATGGCAGCGTGGGCCTTGAGCACGATGGTCGGCGTTTCCCAGTGTTCGCCAAGGCCATGCGCGATCTGCGTGGCATCGGGCGCGTGCCCCTCACCAAAGGTTGAGAGGAAGCCGCCGTAATCACGCTCGAACACGCGCTGGATGCCGGTGTACCCGCTCGCCGCCAGGTGCGCTGCGTAGAGCCCGTTGCGTGCGGCAAAGCCGTGGTGCATGCGCTTGGACATCGCTTCGTATTGCGCCGCCATCAACCCCGCAGACTGCGTTGCGGCCAGTCCAAGCGCATCCTCAAATGCTGCGGCGTCCAGTTGGAGCAACACGCCGCATGCGGCCGCGGACGCATGCGTGCCAAAGACAGCCCCCGAATGCCAGCCGCGCGAGAGCATCTGGCCGCCATGCAGCGCCAGGCCCACACGTGGCCCCACCTCGAATCCGGCAATCGCGGCGGCCAGCAAGCGCTCACCACTCACACCGCCCAGCTTTTCCGCCGTGGCCAGCAACGAGGGCAACACCAGGGATGCGCTGTGCAACGGCGCGAGCGGGTGGAAGTCATCCAGCTCGAAACCCTGGATGAAGGTGCCATTCAGCAACGCTGCGACAGGCGCCGTGGTCTTGCGGCCCCAGCCGATGACATTGCATGGCCCTTCGGCTTCCAGCCCAAGGACCGACTCGACGGCAATGCGCGACCACGGCAACTGCGCGCCGACCAGCGCGCAACCGACGCCGTCCAGCAGCAGCAACCGTGCGCGTTCGAGCACGGCCTCGGGCACCGTGCTCAGTGTGAAGTTGGCCAGCCATGTGGCGAGTTGCCCGGTCGGCCCTGTCGGGTCGCTGGCCTGGCGTGGAGCATGTACGTTCATCTTGTTTTCCATGTGGTTCAAAACCGTTCGAAGACACCATTCAGGCGGCCTCGTGCCAGCACCGCCCCATCCAGGCGGTCGAGCACGTCCCGCAGCCGCGGCGGCTCGGAAAACAGCAGTGCCCGGTTCAGGGCCAGCAGTTGAAAGCTGTATCGATGTGGGCCGTGTCCGGGCAGGGCTCGCGGGCCCGCGTAGATCGCCTTGCCAAAGCTGTTGCGCCCCAGCGATGCGTAGGTGTTCGTTGCGGCATTCAGTGCGCTCTCAGGCAGCCCAACCGATGTCGGCCGGATGCCAGTGGCGACCAGATGCACAAACGGCCGGGGCAGAGGCGCGTCGGCATCCTCGACAATCAGGATCAGTTCCTGGGTGCCGGGCGGGACGTTGTGCCATGAAAGGCCGGGCGATCGGTTTGCACCCACACCGTGGCCGGCATGCGCGATGGGAATCGACTGTCCTTCGCTGAAGCTCTCGCTGCGCAATTCCAGCAGCGCTGGTGCCGATGAGACGGCTGGGTGATACCAGGCCAGGCGGTCTTCACCGGCCCGTCGCCCTTTGAGCAAACGCCCCAAGACGCGGCCTAGCATGACTTGCCTCGCCCGTCGAACTGGACACCCGAGAGATTCCACACCCACGGCCGACGCTCCCGATCGGCTGCCTGCCATGCGCGAATCAAGTCGTCTTCCAGCAGGGTGCCGCCCACTTCGTCCAGCCCTTGCAGGAGCATGTCTCTGCGCAACGCGTCGATCTCGAAGTTCCAACTCCGGCCGTCGACCTCGATGACCTGGCGTTCAAGGTCGACTGTGAACGGTTTGGCTTGACGCGCAAGCGCTGTCAGCGCGTTGACTTGTGCTTCGTCCAGCGTGAGCGGCAGGACGCCGTTCTGAAAGCAGTTGTTGTAGAAGATGCTCCCGAAGCTCGGGGCGATCACGCAGCGATACCCCATGGAGAGCAGGGCCCAAACGGCACTTTCGCGCGAGGAGCCGCAACCGAAATTGGCGCCGCTGACAAGAATGGACGCGCCGTTGAATTCGGGCCGCGCCGGAAGAAACTCCGGATCAGGGGTGCCGTCGGCGAGGTACCGGATTGCCTCAAAGGCATACTGGCCCA
Protein-coding regions in this window:
- a CDS encoding ATP-dependent DNA ligase, which gives rise to MRAFADLYAQLDATTSSNAKLAALVKYLRAAPDADAAWAVYFLAGGKPRQLVPVRVLASFAQTASGLPAWLFDECYQAVGDLAETIALVLPEPNLEDDASLAEWVETRLLPLRGQAPELVLPRLTALCRGLPLHARLVLMKLITGAFRVGVSKLLVTRALAEVGDTDPKHVAQRLMGYTDIGQPPTAERYRALLADASVDGHTLDAGHPYPFFLAHPLQAALEAFDALLGPPSEWQVEWKWDGIRAQLVRRANSTWVWSRGEELITDRFPELSTMADTLPAGTVLDGEIVVWHEGRVQPFALLQQRIGRKTLNARVLRDAPAVLLAYDLLEWQGQDWRERTQGERRAQLERVIAEFAHPALKLSPLLQGDDWLHLARQREASRELGVEGLMLKRRDARYGVGRTKDVGVWWKWKIDPFSVDAVLIYAQRGHGRRASLFTDYTFAVWDAPPEAPARKLVPFAKAYSGLSDAEIREVDALIRKTTVESFGPVRSVAPTLVFELGFEGIARSARHKSGIAVRFPRMLRWRHDKPVAEADTLQTLESLLPPP
- a CDS encoding ligase-associated DNA damage response exonuclease: MHPSDLIISTSKGLYCPQGDVFIDPWRPVDRAIITHAHSDHARIGHQHYLAAAPGAGVLRARLGDDLPLQTLPYGESIVHNGVRVSFHPAGHVLGSAQVRLEYGNAVWVVSGDYKVEADRTCAPFEPVRCDTFITESTFGLPIYHWRPQAEIFAQLNAWWHSNAEAGRTSVVFCYAFGKAQRILAGLDAGIGPIVSHGAMLQIDAAYREAGVALPQTQLATEVDRADLRRALVLAPPSAQRTPWMRRFGDYADAFASGWMQLRGARRRRGVDRGIVLSDHADWPGLLQAIEATGAGRVYVTHGQVAPMVRWLCEGGLDARAFATEYGDEDDAAEARDATAPSEPLEHPRP
- a CDS encoding porin, whose translation is MKLKTIAAASLATCAGAALAQSSVTLYGVLDTNIEYVNNMSSIAPGSAGYPGPAASRVALSSGALSGSRWGLRGEEDLSGGNKALFVLESGFGVDDGKLQQGGRLFGRQAFVGLDTGFGKFTFGRQYTAIFDTLANFSPTAYATQYEPVVAMTGLNFRSDNTAKYTGTFGSVTAIAHWSFGNGVFGAGEVPGQFKRDSGYGAGLNYAGNAFGAALAYDAYNPSLAPFGDTGYGSSKKLAAAASYLVGPAKLIAGYRWGRTDFSNSATLIRDDLWWAGINYQVTSALMITVEYDYDQVKSLQLSKAGKPLSQSNPWQISFIADYNLSKRTDVYLTTAYVRNAGLNFDTSAVGFVNGYYPGAGQTSMVGVAVGMRHKF
- a CDS encoding MmgE/PrpD family protein is translated as MNVHAPRQASDPTGPTGQLATWLANFTLSTVPEAVLERARLLLLDGVGCALVGAQLPWSRIAVESVLGLEAEGPCNVIGWGRKTTAPVAALLNGTFIQGFELDDFHPLAPLHSASLVLPSLLATAEKLGGVSGERLLAAAIAGFEVGPRVGLALHGGQMLSRGWHSGAVFGTHASAAACGVLLQLDAAAFEDALGLAATQSAGLMAAQYEAMSKRMHHGFAARNGLYAAHLAASGYTGIQRVFERDYGGFLSTFGEGHAPDATQIAHGLGEHWETPTIVLKAHAAMGGLHSGLDALFDLIAKHQLRPDQIDSIDVDLSHAVYHHGWWELERPITPIAAQMNIAYALAVALLDGEAMVRQFAPERIDRDDVWALIPRIRAHHDSAFDSAGPLGRGRTRLRIRLRDGTALQAEQPAPKSALQPMRRDQVVTKYRRLTDGLLPAPRQRAIETCLLELESLEDSATLSELLAWPVASAFS
- a CDS encoding YbhB/YbcL family Raf kinase inhibitor-like protein encodes the protein MGRLLKGRRAGEDRLAWYHPAVSSAPALLELRSESFSEGQSIPIAHAGHGVGANRSPGLSWHNVPPGTQELILIVEDADAPLPRPFVHLVATGIRPTSVGLPESALNAATNTYASLGRNSFGKAIYAGPRALPGHGPHRYSFQLLALNRALLFSEPPRLRDVLDRLDGAVLARGRLNGVFERF
- the leuD gene encoding 3-isopropylmalate dehydratase small subunit, whose amino-acid sequence is MQPFKTLVGLAAPLPRANLDTDVIIRIERLTTVPQNELGQYAFEAIRYLADGTPDPEFLPARPEFNGASILVSGANFGCGSSRESAVWALLSMGYRCVIAPSFGSIFYNNCFQNGVLPLTLDEAQVNALTALARQAKPFTVDLERQVIEVDGRSWNFEIDALRRDMLLQGLDEVGGTLLEDDLIRAWQAADRERRPWVWNLSGVQFDGRGKSC